The following are encoded together in the Lathyrus oleraceus cultivar Zhongwan6 chromosome 3, CAAS_Psat_ZW6_1.0, whole genome shotgun sequence genome:
- the LOC127126660 gene encoding altered inheritance of mitochondria protein 3-like — MNYSRCPRHCITQYRNLLDHLRPADFIWRPYLNMDHEHQINPEDAAVWTTCTPIIRFTTVELHNTDRVKLQFGMVQNIPDPPASLGEWHMRKVNDQWNFNPWQQFARSECRKWKHRHDHVLTDAVMPNEVKPSRTYMAWYRSVGFQFIADDMYLYDPRQTTYTQEASTSNPQQHSQPNYSQPPTRQTFRSTNTQTYNQNMPFTQPQNQEHPPYHHQQMDHQPSTEHRFAPTPSPYQSRLTQNTNRPITYRSQEPQTSQYQNIPQPYLFQTPQQPFQPFLDPSLSPMSPFNRPGRPSMSQPHPNFSDMGHELSYAGTPSLNTEDYAELAEYLNGSSPVGGNDAPGPSDEQTPVQNRQRGLGPRVRIARGCGTGGRLGDPGHHH; from the exons atgaattacagcagatgtccgagacactgtattactcaatatcgcaacctgttggatcaccttcgaccggcagac ttcatttggcgtccataccttaatatggatcatgagcatcagatcaaccctgaagacgcagccgtatggacaacatgcacaccaataatacggttcacaacagtggagctgcacaacaccgatcgtgtgaagctgcagtttggtatggtccagaatatcccagatcccccagctagcctaggagaatggcatatgcgtaaagtgaacgaccaatggaacttcaacccttggcaacaattcgcaagatcagagtgtcgcaagtggaagcaccgtcatgaccatgtcttaactgacgcagtcatgccaaatgaggtaaaaccaagtcgtacttatatggcttggtatagatcagttggatttcaattcatcgccgatgatatgtacctctacgacccacgccagacaacttacacacaagaagcctcaacatctaacccccaacaacattctcagcccaattactcacaaccacctacccgacaaactttccgttccacaaacacacaaacatacaaccaaaacatgccattcacccaaccccaaaaccaagaacatcccccataccaccaccaacaaatggaccatcaaccttcgaccgaacatcgcttcgcacccacaccatcaccctaccaaagtcgccttacccaaaacactaaccgccccatcacctaccgtagccaagaaccccaaacatcacaataccaaaacatcccacaaccatatctcttccaaacaccccaacaacctttccaacctttcctagacccatcattgtcacccatgtcccccttcaaccgtcctggtcgcccatccatgagtcaaccacaccccaacttctctgacatgggtcatgagctcagctacgccggtacaccatcattgaatactgaagactatgctgagttggctgaatacctcaacggatcttctcctgtaggcggtaatgacgctcctggaccatcagatgaacaaacaccggttcagaatcgtcaacgtgggttagggccaagggttaggatagctaggggatgtgggaccggaggtcggttaggtgatcccggtcatcaccattag